In Paludibaculum fermentans, the genomic stretch CCGGGCGCTCTGGTACGATTGGGCGCGCTTCAACCAGGACCGCTTCACTGCGCACCTGCTATGGGTACGGGATACCGTCCGCAAGTTTGATCCGTCCACTCCGCTGGCGGCGGGCGGCAGTTCCAGCATGCTGTCCGGCAGGGCGGGGGTCGCGGGCATCGACGAAGAGCGAATCGTCAATGAAGTGGACGACGTGATCATTCACGAAGGCGGCGGGTCGACGATGGGGCTGGACCTTCAGGTTGCCCTTTCGGAACGCGCGAAGCCAATTGCGGATCCGGAGATGAGCCTGGAATCGATCTCTAATCTGTGGCCGCACCTGCTGCACGGCAAGTCCGTAGTGCAACTGTTCCACTGGCCCGTGCAGCCGCCGAGCGAGTTCGTGAGCACCATTCGGAGTTCGCTGGCGCATAGCTGGGAGTACAGCCTGGAGAAGATCGACGAACTGCTGAAGGCGACCCTCGACGCCCGACGGCTGCGCCGGGAGATCGCCGCCTTCGTCGAGCGTCCGGCGCAGGTTGCCATTCTGTACTCGCAGACGTCGACGCTGCAGATTCCGCCTGCGATGTTCAGCTGGGAGCACACTCCCTATCTGTTCGAACTGGAGCGCGCTTATACCGCGAGCCGCTTCCTGGACGTCAAGACCACGTTTGTCACCGAGAGGCAGATCGCCCAGGGCCGGCTGGCCGGGTTCCCGGTGCTGCTGATTCCCTCGGCGCATTCCCTGCCCCCGGCGATTGTGGAGAGGATTCGCGAGTACGTCTCAGCCGGCGGGACGGTTTTCGCCTCTCCGGGTTCGCTGGCGGTGGACGAGTACAACCGTCCTCATGACTACCTGGCCGGCTTCGGGATCCGGCGAACGAGCGATGTTGCGGCACAGGCGGTGGCTTCGGGCGAGGTGGTGCAGCGCTACGACCAGACTTTCAGTGAGAGCGTGACGTTTGCAGTGGGTCCCCGAGTGAACACGACCCCTGCCGCGGGCAGCGCGCTGAGTTCGCTGCGTACGCTTGCCGTGGAGGGCAACCGCGAGCGCGTTGAATTGTCCGGCGAGGCAGCGCCCGCGTTTCGCTATCCCGATGGCGGGGTCGCGATGGTCCGGGTGCCCCACGGCAAAGGGGTGTTCTACTATGCCGCGGGACGCCTGGAGGAGCACGACTTTGCGCGGCTGCTGGACCGTCTGTTTGCGGACGGAGCGGTGAAACGTGAGATTCGGACGATGGTGGAGACGTCCGGGCAATGGAAAGTGGAGTCCCGCACGGCGACTCTGCGGGGGCGGCGGCTGCAGGCCGTGACCAATTACGGCGCGGTTCCAGTAACCTTCCACCTGGTGGACTCAGTTGGTCGAATCCAGCCCCTGAATGAACTGCGGCGTGAACAAGAATACCCTGATGGCCGGATATCCCTCGCCGCCGGCGAGACTGTGATCTGTGAACTTCAATAATCCGGCGCCTTTTCGTCCGGCTGCCTCCGATGACTGACGCTGGAAGGGCGGCGGGACCGCGATCAGGCTTCCTTCATCAGTACGGAGCGTTGCCGCCCTTTTTCGCCGCCATCTTCAAAGCTGTTGAAGAACCGGCTCAGCACCAGGGCGACAGCTCCGGCGAGTGGCGCGTCAGCGCGATGACGGGAGGGCAGGATGCGGATCTCGCTGAGATAGTAGGCCGGGACGCGGCTGCGGAGCACGCCCCACACCGTCTCCTCCATCAGATCCCACGCGTCGGCAAGGTAGTCGCCCACCACGATCAACTGCGGATTCAGGGCCATCACCAGGTTGACGAAGCCCAAGCCCACGTTGTGGGCTGTTTCGCGGAGCACCTCCGTGGCCACGGCGTCTCCGGCACGCACCTTCTCGATGATGGCTTCGGGCTCGAGTTCCTGATCCGGCGCAAGCTGGGCGCGCTCGCTGTAGAGGCGGGAAAGCGCGAAATCGGAAGCGTATTGCTCCCAGCAGCCGGTGTTGCCGCAGGAACACTTGCGTCCGCCTGGAAAGATGGGGATGTGCCCGAATTCAGAGGCGCCAAAGGTGGCGCCCTGGAGGATCTCGCCATTAATGATGACGCCGGTGCCGAGACCGCCGCGAGCGACGACGGAGACGAAGTCGCGGAGCGGCTTGCGCTGACCATCGGCGGACCACATCTCAGCGAGGGCGGACAGCTTCGCGGCGTTCTCGAAGTAGACGGGGATGTCGAGGTCGCGGCGCAGGGTCTCGCCTACCTCGACGCCGAACCATTGAACATTCTCGGCCGCGATGACCCGGCCGGTGGAGCGGTCAATGAAGCCGGGCAGCGCGACACCGATACCCAGTACCT encodes the following:
- a CDS encoding ROK family transcriptional regulator: MPVTFTTSGALKKSALREANERLVLNTIRQNPSLSRADIVRITGLSPSSVTFIVKRLKADDIICEFKTENWSQVGRLPTAIRLRANARVGIGVELGLTGGRIVVADLSDAIVSRKTVPWHANHGVFLDKVRKAILGLAGQYEPDQVLGIGVALPGFIDRSTGRVIAAENVQWFGVEVGETLRRDLDIPVYFENAAKLSALAEMWSADGQRKPLRDFVSVVARGGLGTGVIINGEILQGATFGASEFGHIPIFPGGRKCSCGNTGCWEQYASDFALSRLYSERAQLAPDQELEPEAIIEKVRAGDAVATEVLRETAHNVGLGFVNLVMALNPQLIVVGDYLADAWDLMEETVWGVLRSRVPAYYLSEIRILPSRHRADAPLAGAVALVLSRFFNSFEDGGEKGRQRSVLMKEA